In Desulfopila inferna, a single genomic region encodes these proteins:
- the dprA gene encoding DNA-processing protein DprA — protein sequence MEETVDWMVLSQIPGIGLGSFWSLVEHFGSPSEVLQRSPSQLQAGVRIRKNRFQSFSEKDIIRDRCLKQAADLEKLGGKCLSFADPRYPDNLRQISDPPPVLYILGDHNVLQSCCVAIVGSRASTSYGSRTAFNLARKLAARGVSIVSGLALGIDAEAHRGTLAAEGKTIAVLGCGLDVVYPRQNAKLFEEITEKGLIISEYPQGTTPGGFRFPARNRIIAGISRGVVVVEAAKKSGSLITAQLAIDEGREVYAVPGQVDSYKSEGTHWLLQQGATLVQSENDILEDLGLAGIALQSDNEPYGKAIPSSLEEKAKALLRCLDSYALPRDDLVQKSGLEISEISEYLLVLELEGLIEVLPGNEIRRIS from the coding sequence ATGGAAGAAACCGTTGACTGGATGGTACTGAGTCAGATTCCCGGGATAGGTTTAGGTAGTTTCTGGTCTCTTGTTGAGCATTTTGGCAGTCCCTCCGAGGTGCTGCAGCGTTCCCCGTCGCAGTTGCAGGCTGGAGTGAGGATAAGGAAAAACCGTTTTCAGAGCTTTAGTGAGAAAGACATCATCCGTGACCGGTGTCTCAAACAGGCCGCGGATCTCGAAAAACTCGGTGGAAAGTGTCTCTCCTTTGCAGATCCCAGATACCCCGATAATCTCAGACAGATCAGCGACCCGCCGCCAGTACTCTATATTCTGGGAGATCATAATGTGCTGCAAAGCTGCTGTGTCGCCATTGTCGGTTCACGGGCGTCAACCAGCTACGGTAGCCGAACCGCCTTCAACCTTGCGAGGAAATTGGCGGCCCGCGGAGTATCAATTGTTTCCGGACTGGCTCTGGGTATCGATGCAGAGGCACATCGCGGAACACTCGCCGCCGAGGGCAAGACCATAGCTGTGCTTGGCTGCGGTCTTGATGTGGTCTATCCAAGGCAGAATGCCAAACTTTTTGAAGAAATCACGGAAAAAGGGCTGATAATCAGTGAATATCCTCAGGGTACTACCCCCGGAGGCTTTCGTTTTCCTGCACGAAATCGTATAATAGCGGGAATAAGCAGGGGGGTGGTTGTGGTTGAGGCCGCCAAGAAATCAGGTTCTCTCATAACCGCTCAGCTTGCCATCGATGAAGGCCGCGAGGTCTATGCCGTTCCCGGACAGGTTGATTCCTATAAGAGTGAGGGAACGCACTGGCTTTTGCAGCAGGGCGCCACACTTGTTCAATCGGAAAATGATATCCTCGAAGACCTTGGCCTTGCCGGCATCGCCCTGCAGAGCGACAACGAACCTTACGGTAAAGCAATACCTTCTTCTCTCGAGGAAAAGGCGAAGGCGCTTCTTCGCTGTCTCGACAGTTATGCCCTGCCCAGGGACGATCTTGTGCAGAAATCCGGACTGGAGATTTCCGAGATTAGTGAATATCTGCTGGTGTTGGAGCTTGAAGGGCTTATCGAAGTTCTGCCCGGAAATGAAATACGCCGAATTTCCTGA
- the rpe gene encoding ribulose-phosphate 3-epimerase, whose amino-acid sequence MQDITIAPSILSADFANLGSEVRAVDKAGADVIHIDVMDGHFVPNITIGPLVVEAVRRVTDKPLDVHLMIADADRYIDLFAEAGADWITVHVEACPHLHRTVTRIKELGKKAGVVLNPATPLSAVDYILEEVDLVMLMSVNPGYGGQSFIPSALEKTWQLRTRIETLDLDVGIEIDGGVARENISMIAEAGANIFVAGSTVYGSDDYTDIIADLRSLATDGKARRKRSVS is encoded by the coding sequence ATGCAAGATATTACCATAGCTCCCTCAATACTGTCTGCCGATTTCGCCAACCTGGGCAGTGAAGTCCGTGCTGTCGACAAAGCCGGAGCCGACGTCATTCACATCGACGTCATGGACGGCCATTTTGTACCGAATATCACCATAGGACCTCTGGTGGTTGAAGCAGTGCGCAGAGTGACCGACAAGCCTCTTGATGTTCATCTGATGATTGCCGACGCCGACCGCTACATAGATCTTTTTGCGGAAGCCGGTGCTGACTGGATCACTGTCCACGTAGAGGCGTGTCCACATCTGCACAGGACTGTCACCAGGATAAAGGAACTGGGTAAAAAGGCCGGCGTCGTCCTCAACCCGGCAACTCCTCTTAGTGCAGTAGATTATATTCTGGAGGAAGTCGATCTGGTAATGCTGATGAGCGTCAATCCCGGATATGGCGGCCAGTCCTTTATTCCCTCGGCGCTGGAGAAGACCTGGCAGTTGCGAACCCGCATCGAAACCCTTGATCTTGACGTTGGTATTGAGATCGACGGCGGAGTAGCCCGGGAAAACATAAGTATGATTGCTGAGGCCGGTGCCAATATATTTGTGGCCGGATCGACTGTTTATGGCAGTGACGATTATACCGACATAATAGCTGATCTCAGAAGTTTAGCAACCGATGGCAAAGCCAGACGCAAGCGAAGCGTTTCCTGA
- a CDS encoding glucose-6-phosphate isomerase, whose amino-acid sequence MKKRIAYRESDAHRKLEKLKLSPFDLSEINHEERHSRLHRYIAESQHFSLYYWPQRVDEEILDVLQELADQCDLIGQYKEMKAGAVMNAVEGVESEARPALHTACRDIFAKQPYCQEATDQAAAELDKLRTFLEELGAGTIRNENGESFHSLIHVGIGGSDLGPRSVYEALKPFGSGDRQVFFISNVDPDDTAAILKKVDLRRSLVNIVSKSGTTLETLTNEELVRQAFLTAGLDPARHFLAVTGQGSPMDNPAKYLRTFYMFDYIGGRYSSTSMVGLVMLGFYLGYGQIIEFLRGASIVDYEAEESNIRNNPALLLALLGLWNHSYLNMATLAVLPYSQALHRFPAHLQQCDMESNGKSLGRDGEWVKYPTGPVVWGEPGTNGQHAFYQLLHQGTEIVPCEFIGFRKSQYSYDAVVQETLSQQKLVANLLAQSVALACGRKSDNPNKYFPGNRPNSVLLAERLTPEIMGALLALYEAKIVFQGFAWNINSFDQEGVQLGKVLADRFLEAMIDPEGEEEDFEKSFLKTAGIV is encoded by the coding sequence ATGAAAAAACGTATTGCCTATCGAGAAAGCGACGCCCATCGAAAACTCGAGAAATTAAAATTATCTCCTTTTGATCTGTCTGAGATAAATCACGAAGAACGCCACTCACGCCTGCACCGCTATATCGCTGAATCACAGCACTTCTCCCTGTATTACTGGCCGCAGCGCGTTGATGAAGAAATTTTGGACGTCCTTCAGGAACTGGCTGATCAATGTGATCTTATCGGTCAATACAAAGAGATGAAAGCAGGTGCTGTAATGAATGCCGTAGAAGGCGTGGAAAGCGAGGCAAGGCCGGCACTTCATACAGCCTGCAGGGATATATTTGCGAAACAGCCATACTGTCAGGAGGCAACAGATCAGGCCGCAGCCGAGCTTGACAAACTCAGAACTTTTCTCGAAGAACTTGGCGCCGGCACCATTCGCAATGAGAACGGTGAAAGTTTTCATTCCTTGATTCATGTCGGCATCGGTGGATCAGACCTGGGTCCCCGCTCAGTGTATGAGGCATTAAAGCCTTTCGGCAGTGGTGATCGTCAGGTTTTTTTTATATCCAACGTCGATCCGGATGATACTGCGGCGATTTTAAAAAAAGTCGATCTGCGCCGGAGTCTTGTCAATATTGTCTCAAAAAGCGGAACGACTCTGGAAACTTTGACCAATGAGGAGTTGGTAAGGCAGGCGTTTTTGACCGCGGGCCTCGATCCAGCCCGGCATTTTCTGGCAGTCACAGGTCAAGGCAGCCCCATGGACAATCCAGCAAAATACCTGCGAACCTTTTATATGTTCGATTATATCGGAGGACGATACAGTTCTACCTCAATGGTGGGCCTGGTAATGCTCGGTTTTTATTTGGGTTACGGGCAAATTATTGAGTTTCTTCGGGGGGCTTCGATAGTAGACTATGAAGCCGAAGAGAGTAATATCCGCAACAACCCGGCTTTGTTGCTGGCCTTGCTCGGACTCTGGAATCACAGCTACCTGAATATGGCAACTCTGGCAGTCCTCCCCTATAGCCAGGCACTACACCGGTTCCCTGCACATTTGCAGCAGTGCGACATGGAAAGCAATGGGAAATCTCTCGGCAGGGATGGCGAATGGGTAAAGTATCCAACCGGACCCGTGGTATGGGGTGAGCCAGGAACCAACGGGCAGCATGCCTTTTATCAGCTTCTGCATCAGGGCACCGAGATAGTTCCCTGCGAATTCATCGGTTTTCGCAAATCGCAATATAGTTACGATGCCGTTGTACAGGAGACACTGTCACAGCAGAAGCTGGTGGCAAATCTGCTGGCGCAGTCGGTGGCCCTTGCCTGTGGACGGAAGAGTGATAACCCCAATAAGTATTTTCCCGGAAACAGACCGAATAGTGTTCTCCTCGCAGAAAGGCTGACCCCGGAGATAATGGGTGCTCTTCTGGCCCTCTATGAAGCCAAAATCGTCTTCCAGGGTTTCGCCTGGAACATCAACTCGTTTGATCAGGAGGGCGTGCAACTGGGTAAGGTCCTTGCCGACAGGTTCCTGGAGGCCATGATTGACCCCGAAGGCGAAGAGGAAGACTTCGAGAAGAGCTTTCTGAAGACCGCGGGAATAGTATAG
- the dsrA gene encoding dissimilatory-type sulfite reductase subunit alpha — MAKHETPLLDQLETGPWPSFVTDIKKQAETKPECWDILGILELSYKERITHWKHGGIVGVFGYGGGIVGRYADVPEQFPGVEHFHTVRVAQPASKYYSTENLRGLMNLWEKHGSGMTNFHGSTGDIILLGTRTENLEPFFWDLTHEMGQDLGGSGSNLRTPANCLGESRCEWSCYDTEEVCHHLTMHYQDEIHRPAFPYKFKFKFSGCPNDCVASIARSDISVIGTWRDEIRIDQAAVKEYVAGNYPANGGAHSDRDWGAFDLQKEVVDLCPTECMWIEGDELKIDDKECTRCMHCINVLPRALRPGLDKGATILVGAKAPILDGAQFATLMVPFMKIEKENEFEELIDFIEKVWDYWMEEGKNRERVGETMQRVGLPTFVKVMELEPIPQMIKEPRSNPYVFWNEEEVEGGFARDIDEFRAKHQA, encoded by the coding sequence ATGGCAAAACATGAGACGCCCTTGTTGGATCAGTTGGAGACAGGCCCATGGCCGAGCTTCGTGACCGACATTAAAAAGCAGGCTGAAACCAAGCCTGAGTGTTGGGATATTCTAGGTATTTTAGAATTATCTTACAAAGAAAGAATCACCCACTGGAAACATGGCGGCATCGTCGGCGTTTTCGGCTATGGTGGTGGTATCGTCGGTCGTTATGCAGATGTTCCGGAGCAGTTTCCAGGTGTTGAGCATTTCCATACCGTTCGTGTTGCACAGCCTGCATCCAAATACTACTCCACTGAGAATCTGCGAGGATTGATGAATTTGTGGGAGAAGCACGGCTCCGGCATGACAAACTTCCATGGCTCTACCGGTGATATCATTCTTCTCGGTACCCGTACGGAAAATCTTGAGCCCTTCTTCTGGGATCTGACCCATGAAATGGGACAGGATCTTGGCGGTTCCGGATCAAACCTGCGTACTCCCGCAAACTGTCTGGGAGAGTCACGCTGTGAATGGTCCTGCTATGATACGGAAGAGGTCTGTCATCATCTGACCATGCACTATCAGGATGAGATTCACCGTCCGGCCTTCCCATACAAGTTCAAATTCAAATTTTCCGGTTGTCCAAACGACTGTGTTGCCTCTATCGCCCGTTCCGACATCTCCGTAATCGGTACCTGGAGAGATGAGATCCGCATTGATCAGGCCGCCGTAAAAGAGTATGTTGCCGGAAATTACCCGGCAAACGGTGGTGCTCACAGTGATAGAGACTGGGGTGCCTTTGATCTGCAGAAAGAAGTTGTCGACCTGTGTCCCACCGAGTGTATGTGGATAGAAGGCGACGAGCTGAAGATTGACGACAAAGAATGCACCCGCTGCATGCACTGCATTAACGTCTTGCCCCGTGCGCTGCGTCCCGGTCTTGATAAGGGCGCAACCATACTTGTTGGCGCCAAGGCACCGATTCTCGATGGAGCACAGTTTGCAACTCTGATGGTTCCCTTCATGAAAATCGAAAAAGAAAATGAATTCGAAGAGCTCATTGATTTTATCGAGAAGGTATGGGACTATTGGATGGAAGAAGGAAAGAACCGCGAGCGTGTTGGTGAAACCATGCAGCGTGTCGGCCTTCCGACCTTTGTCAAGGTTATGGAGCTCGAACCGATTCCACAGATGATCAAGGAACCTCGTTCCAACCCATATGTTTTCTGGAATGAAGAAGAGGTAGAAGGTGGATTTGCTCGGGATATCGATGAATTCCGGGCGAAGCACCAGGCGTAA
- the dsrB gene encoding dissimilatory-type sulfite reductase subunit beta, whose translation MGYNPEKPMEGRISDLGPPHYAQFQPAVIKENKGKWLYHEIVKPGVLMHKSETGAEVYSVRVGCARLVSVEYIREVCDIADKHCDGYLRFTTRNNIEFMVDSKDKVQPLLDTLATYGTKYPVGGTGAGVTNIVHTQGWVHCHTPATDASGVVKAVMDELFEYFGSHKLPAQVRIALACCLNMCGAVHASDIAILGVHRKPPMIDHKRITGVCELPLAISSCPLGAVKPAKVEVDGKEIKTVKVTVERCMFCGNCYTMCPAMPMADPDGDGIAILVGGKVSNSKSAPKFSKLVIPFLPNNTPRWPETVSAVKKILEAYSADARKYERVGEWAERIGWEKFFEKCDIPFTEKSIDDYRLAYDTWRTTTQFKYTSHIK comes from the coding sequence ATGGGTTATAATCCAGAAAAACCGATGGAAGGAAGAATATCTGATCTTGGTCCACCACATTATGCACAGTTTCAGCCTGCTGTCATAAAAGAAAACAAGGGAAAATGGCTCTATCACGAAATAGTCAAGCCTGGTGTTCTGATGCATAAATCAGAGACCGGTGCTGAAGTATATTCCGTTCGTGTGGGCTGTGCCCGGCTGGTATCAGTCGAATACATTCGCGAAGTCTGCGACATAGCCGATAAGCATTGTGACGGGTATCTTCGTTTCACCACCAGAAACAACATTGAGTTCATGGTTGATTCTAAAGATAAGGTCCAGCCTCTGCTCGATACTCTGGCAACCTATGGAACGAAGTATCCTGTAGGCGGTACAGGAGCCGGTGTAACCAACATCGTTCACACCCAGGGCTGGGTACATTGCCATACTCCTGCTACTGACGCCTCCGGCGTAGTAAAAGCCGTTATGGATGAGCTCTTCGAGTATTTCGGATCACACAAGCTTCCGGCCCAGGTACGTATTGCCCTGGCCTGCTGTCTCAACATGTGTGGTGCTGTTCACGCTTCCGATATCGCCATCCTTGGTGTCCATCGCAAGCCGCCGATGATCGATCACAAGCGTATCACCGGTGTCTGTGAGCTTCCTCTGGCCATCTCCTCCTGTCCTCTGGGGGCCGTCAAACCAGCCAAGGTGGAAGTTGATGGCAAGGAAATCAAAACAGTAAAAGTAACCGTTGAGCGCTGTATGTTCTGCGGTAACTGCTACACCATGTGTCCTGCGATGCCGATGGCAGATCCGGACGGCGATGGTATTGCGATTTTGGTAGGTGGTAAGGTTTCAAACAGCAAATCCGCCCCTAAATTTTCCAAACTGGTTATTCCCTTCCTGCCGAACAATACTCCACGCTGGCCTGAGACTGTCTCGGCGGTTAAGAAGATTCTGGAAGCATATTCCGCAGATGCCAGAAAATATGAGCGTGTCGGGGAATGGGCTGAGCGAATTGGCTGGGAGAAATTCTTTGAGAAATGTGATATCCCATTTACTGAAAAGAGCATCGATGACTATCGCCTTGCATACGACACCTGGCGTACTACTACGCAGTTCAAGTATACAAGCCACATCAAGTAA
- a CDS encoding dissimilatory sulfite reductase D family protein: MALSKDELKAAILEKATKSPKPQLYIKDFYKCDPESKPRVIKNLANEMVREGTLMFWSSGSTTMYAVPSRIQNEEK; encoded by the coding sequence ATGGCCTTAAGTAAAGATGAGCTCAAAGCAGCAATACTGGAGAAAGCAACAAAATCTCCAAAACCGCAATTATACATCAAAGATTTTTACAAATGTGATCCCGAGTCAAAGCCTCGCGTCATAAAAAATCTTGCCAATGAGATGGTTCGTGAGGGAACATTGATGTTCTGGTCTTCCGGATCCACCACAATGTATGCCGTCCCTTCTCGTATCCAGAATGAAGAGAAGTAG
- the ahcY gene encoding adenosylhomocysteinase yields the protein MTTTTNDYKIADISLADWGRKEIKIAETEMPGLMAIREQYSKEQPLKGARIAGCIHMTIQTAVLMESLVALGAEVRWSSCNIFSTQDHAAAAMAAAGIPTFAWKGETEEEFWWCIDQTIFGPDNWRPNMILDDGGDLTLVMHEKYKDDVVNIRGISEETTTGVHRLNEMAAAGTLMCPAINVNDSVTKSKFDNLYGCRESLIDGIKRGTDVMIAGKNAVVVGYGDVGKGCAQALRGMGANIYVTEIDPICALQAAMEGYRVVTMEEIAPLGNIFVTCTGNLKVITRAHMEAMPNEAIVCNIGHFDSEIDIAGIRELQWENIKPQVDHVIFPDGKKIIILAEGRLVNLGCATGHPSFVMSNSFSNQVLAQIELWRNGHNYENKVYFLPKALDEMVAKLHLMKIGANLTTLNEEQAKYIGVKVEGPYKPEYYRY from the coding sequence ATGACTACAACCACAAACGATTATAAAATCGCAGATATTTCCCTGGCTGACTGGGGAAGAAAAGAAATAAAAATTGCAGAAACCGAAATGCCTGGGCTCATGGCCATACGGGAGCAATACAGTAAGGAACAACCGCTCAAGGGCGCTCGAATCGCCGGTTGTATCCATATGACCATTCAGACCGCAGTGCTGATGGAATCCCTGGTGGCTCTTGGTGCCGAAGTGCGCTGGTCTTCCTGTAATATTTTCTCCACCCAGGATCATGCCGCTGCCGCCATGGCCGCAGCTGGGATCCCAACCTTTGCCTGGAAGGGAGAGACTGAAGAGGAATTCTGGTGGTGCATCGACCAAACCATTTTCGGTCCCGATAACTGGCGTCCCAATATGATCCTGGATGACGGCGGCGATCTTACTTTAGTGATGCATGAGAAATATAAGGATGATGTGGTCAATATCCGCGGCATCAGTGAAGAAACAACGACAGGGGTGCACCGACTTAATGAGATGGCGGCGGCAGGGACATTGATGTGCCCGGCCATCAACGTGAATGATTCCGTGACCAAATCCAAATTCGACAACCTCTACGGCTGTCGAGAGTCGCTGATCGACGGGATCAAAAGGGGAACTGATGTCATGATCGCCGGCAAAAATGCTGTTGTTGTCGGCTATGGCGATGTTGGCAAAGGATGCGCCCAGGCACTTCGGGGAATGGGGGCAAATATATATGTGACGGAAATTGATCCTATCTGCGCCCTGCAGGCAGCCATGGAAGGATATCGCGTGGTCACCATGGAAGAGATTGCTCCTCTGGGCAATATTTTCGTTACCTGCACAGGCAATCTCAAGGTAATTACCCGCGCCCATATGGAGGCAATGCCGAATGAGGCTATAGTATGCAATATCGGCCACTTTGATTCAGAAATCGATATCGCCGGAATCAGAGAACTCCAATGGGAAAATATCAAGCCCCAGGTGGATCATGTCATCTTTCCTGACGGCAAAAAAATTATCATACTGGCAGAGGGGCGCCTGGTCAATCTGGGCTGTGCCACCGGCCATCCCAGTTTCGTGATGAGCAACTCCTTTTCAAATCAGGTACTGGCCCAGATAGAGTTGTGGCGCAATGGCCATAACTATGAAAACAAAGTGTATTTTTTGCCTAAAGCGCTTGATGAAATGGTGGCCAAACTGCATCTGATGAAAATCGGAGCCAATCTCACTACCTTGAACGAAGAACAGGCTAAGTATATCGGAGTCAAGGTCGAAGGACCATATAAACCCGAATATTATCGTTACTAA
- the metK gene encoding methionine adenosyltransferase yields the protein MPNYLFTSESVSEGHPDKVADQISDAVLDAILTQDIHSRVACETLVTTGMVLIAGEITTSAWVDMPDVVRKTVREIGYNSSEMGFDWQSCAVMTTIDKQSSDIAQGVNEGTGLDLDQGAGDQGLMFGYASNETEVLMPLPITLAHRLTQKQAFVRKQGKLSWLRPDAKSQVTVEYQGGSPKRIEAIVLSTQHDETIGYEDLQEAVMEEIIKPILPTSMVDKNTKYYINPTGRFVIGGPVGDCGVTGRKIIVDTYGGKGSHGGGAFSGKDPSKVDRSSSYMGRYVAKNLVAAGIATEVEVQIAYAIGLSKPVSINVNSFGTGSISDDKIKKVIMECFDLRPKAIIQHLDLLRPIYQSTASYGHFGRELPEFTWERTDKAEQLKDVAKHIK from the coding sequence ATGCCTAATTATCTTTTTACTTCTGAGTCTGTTTCCGAGGGTCATCCCGATAAGGTCGCCGATCAAATCTCAGATGCTGTACTTGATGCAATATTGACTCAGGATATACATTCACGTGTGGCCTGTGAAACCCTGGTCACCACCGGCATGGTCCTTATTGCCGGTGAGATTACCACCAGCGCCTGGGTTGACATGCCGGATGTGGTCCGTAAAACTGTTCGTGAGATAGGTTATAATTCATCAGAAATGGGTTTTGACTGGCAGTCCTGTGCTGTCATGACTACCATAGACAAGCAATCCTCCGATATTGCCCAGGGTGTAAACGAAGGAACAGGTCTCGATCTTGATCAGGGTGCCGGAGATCAGGGATTGATGTTCGGCTACGCTTCCAACGAAACCGAAGTCCTGATGCCCCTTCCCATTACTCTAGCCCACCGTTTAACCCAAAAGCAGGCATTTGTCCGCAAGCAGGGCAAACTATCCTGGCTGAGGCCTGATGCGAAGAGCCAGGTTACCGTTGAGTACCAGGGTGGCTCACCGAAACGTATCGAAGCAATTGTGCTTTCTACCCAGCATGACGAGACTATCGGTTATGAAGATCTTCAGGAAGCTGTGATGGAAGAAATCATCAAACCCATCCTGCCTACTTCCATGGTTGACAAGAACACCAAATATTACATCAATCCCACCGGGCGTTTTGTCATTGGCGGACCAGTTGGCGATTGCGGCGTTACCGGACGCAAAATAATAGTCGATACTTATGGCGGTAAAGGTTCACATGGCGGCGGAGCCTTCTCCGGCAAGGATCCATCCAAGGTCGACCGTTCATCATCCTATATGGGAAGATATGTCGCAAAGAACTTAGTTGCCGCCGGCATTGCCACCGAGGTGGAGGTGCAAATTGCCTACGCCATCGGTTTATCCAAGCCTGTTTCAATTAACGTTAACTCATTTGGCACCGGATCAATTTCCGACGACAAGATCAAGAAGGTCATTATGGAATGTTTCGATCTCAGACCAAAGGCCATCATCCAGCATCTCGATCTTCTCAGACCGATTTATCAGAGCACTGCTTCCTATGGTCATTTTGGCAGGGAGCTTCCGGAATTCACTTGGGAGAGAACCGACAAAGCCGAGCAATTGAAGGATGTTGCCAAACATATCAAATAA
- a CDS encoding KpsF/GutQ family sugar-phosphate isomerase yields the protein MSIEEARNVLLIEEQGLSAVRRKIGAEFEKAIEAILECPTRVVITGIGKSGIIGQKIAATLNSTGTPAFFLHPVEAMHGDLGMVAATDIVIAISYSGRTAELNILLLSLKKRGISVIAMTGGLDSPLAGAADIVLDIGVPKEACPLGLAPTASTTATLAMGDALSVVLLNRKKFQASDFRYNHPGGSLGERLKVKVREVMVSGSRVPMILDNQSAVSGVRILNEKNLGAVLIVNDSNEIVGILTDGDVRRYIAEQRSFSGRSVGEVMTPEPVCIDGEMLAADALSIMQRHEITILPIIDNQRKLAGMLHLHDLLGKGEFRFLV from the coding sequence ATGTCGATAGAAGAAGCCCGGAATGTCCTGCTTATTGAAGAGCAGGGCCTTTCCGCCGTACGCCGGAAAATTGGTGCTGAATTTGAGAAGGCAATTGAGGCTATCCTGGAATGCCCGACCCGTGTGGTGATTACCGGTATTGGTAAATCAGGGATTATCGGACAGAAAATAGCCGCGACTTTGAACAGCACGGGTACACCGGCCTTTTTTCTCCATCCCGTAGAGGCAATGCACGGGGATCTGGGCATGGTCGCTGCAACCGACATTGTCATTGCTATTTCCTATTCGGGCCGAACCGCAGAGCTTAATATCCTTTTGCTGAGCTTGAAAAAAAGAGGTATTTCCGTTATTGCCATGACTGGAGGACTCGACTCTCCTCTTGCAGGGGCAGCTGATATCGTGCTCGATATAGGTGTTCCTAAAGAAGCATGCCCTCTAGGCCTGGCCCCGACCGCCTCGACCACTGCAACACTGGCCATGGGAGATGCCTTGTCTGTTGTTCTTCTCAACAGGAAAAAGTTTCAGGCCTCCGACTTCCGCTATAATCATCCGGGCGGCAGCCTGGGCGAGCGTCTCAAGGTCAAGGTTCGAGAGGTTATGGTATCCGGAAGCAGAGTTCCGATGATTCTTGATAATCAATCCGCTGTCAGCGGTGTACGGATACTCAACGAAAAAAACCTCGGGGCGGTTCTCATTGTCAATGATAGCAATGAAATTGTGGGGATTTTAACCGATGGCGATGTTCGCCGATATATCGCAGAGCAACGGAGTTTCAGCGGCCGGTCGGTGGGGGAGGTAATGACTCCGGAGCCTGTGTGTATCGACGGGGAGATGCTTGCCGCTGATGCCTTGAGCATTATGCAGCGCCATGAGATTACAATTTTGCCTATCATTGATAATCAACGGAAACTTGCCGGAATGCTGCACCTGCACGACCTGCTCGGTAAGGGAGAATTCCGGTTTTTGGTTTAA
- a CDS encoding CooT family nickel-binding protein yields MCQVSAYVKKGEQDELLKENVTKIEVLEKGLRITTLFEGPADYTDMMLKYIDFSGGRVILEKH; encoded by the coding sequence ATGTGTCAGGTAAGCGCTTATGTTAAAAAGGGCGAACAGGATGAGCTTCTCAAAGAAAATGTCACCAAAATAGAGGTGTTGGAGAAGGGGCTCCGCATAACCACCTTATTCGAAGGGCCTGCTGATTATACTGACATGATGCTGAAATATATTGACTTTTCCGGTGGAAGGGTGATACTCGAAAAACATTAA